The following proteins are co-located in the Sandaracinaceae bacterium genome:
- a CDS encoding PspA/IM30 family protein: protein MGIFSRLNQVIKSNLNSMLDNAEDPDKLISQTVVEMEAEVKRAKRELISTLGASKRIEKEREEIQKEVAVWEDRAVLALRNGDDALAREALKQKARLTKKAGEASARANQQLVAADEMRDTLERVERQIEDLKARKATLAQQVRRAREVPGDSASSRLGGGTFDELERMSGRIAQLDAEVEAHAVLEDPSRAEVDAKFRRLERAGGDGAIEDELEALKARLRD from the coding sequence ATGGGGATCTTCTCCCGACTCAATCAAGTCATCAAATCCAACCTCAATTCCATGCTGGACAACGCGGAGGACCCGGACAAGCTCATCTCGCAGACCGTGGTGGAGATGGAGGCCGAGGTGAAGCGCGCGAAGCGGGAGCTCATCTCCACGCTCGGCGCGTCGAAGCGCATCGAGAAGGAGCGAGAGGAGATCCAGAAGGAGGTGGCGGTATGGGAGGACCGCGCCGTGCTCGCGCTGCGCAACGGGGACGACGCGCTCGCGCGTGAGGCGCTGAAGCAGAAGGCGCGCCTCACCAAGAAGGCCGGCGAGGCTTCCGCCCGCGCGAACCAGCAGCTCGTGGCGGCCGACGAGATGCGCGACACCCTCGAGCGCGTCGAGCGCCAGATCGAAGACCTCAAGGCGCGCAAGGCGACCCTCGCCCAGCAGGTGCGGCGGGCTCGGGAGGTGCCGGGGGACAGCGCCTCCTCACGCCTCGGTGGAGGCACGTTCGACGAGCTGGAGCGCATGAGCGGGCGCATCGCGCAGCTGGACGCGGAGGTGGAGGCCCACGCCGTGCTCGAAGACCCTTCCCGGGCCGAGGTGGACGCCAAGTTCCGGCGCCTCGAGCGGGCGGGCGGGGATGGGGCCATCGAAGACGAACTCGAGGCGCTCAAGGCGCGCCTGCGCGACTGA
- a CDS encoding aminotransferase class I/II-fold pyridoxal phosphate-dependent enzyme, producing the protein MSDAIAALCALVPATTRALSAYRVPAAPPPVKLDANESPWPLPQAARERLSEALANVELHRYPDGRAQGVRDALARKLGGQPDDYVLGCGSDEVIAMLMTACSQPRAGATQAKVLYPVPTFVMYGITSRALGLDPVEVPLTDDFELDEAALHAAFERERPNLAFYATPNNPTGNRFDDGILERLVRAFPETLHIVDEAYGPFASTSLYGWCDRYPQVGLLGTLSKIGVAAARVGWVRLHSELSAEVEKVRQPFNLNALGQLTAELALTELAPLLDEQVAAIVAERDMLVAGLRDDPRLTPYPTEANFVLVRVADGDSQGLAEDLLARGVAVRSFHKYGGRLAGLIRITVGTPDENQALLRALRASR; encoded by the coding sequence ATGTCCGATGCCATAGCCGCGCTGTGCGCGCTGGTCCCCGCCACCACCCGAGCCCTCAGCGCGTATCGCGTGCCCGCCGCGCCGCCGCCCGTGAAGCTGGACGCCAACGAGAGCCCTTGGCCGCTCCCGCAGGCCGCGCGCGAGCGGCTGTCCGAGGCGCTCGCGAACGTGGAGCTGCACCGCTACCCGGACGGACGCGCGCAGGGGGTGCGGGACGCGTTGGCGCGCAAGCTCGGCGGGCAGCCGGACGACTACGTGCTCGGCTGTGGTAGCGACGAAGTCATCGCCATGCTCATGACGGCCTGCTCGCAGCCGCGCGCAGGAGCCACGCAGGCCAAGGTCCTCTACCCGGTCCCGACGTTCGTCATGTACGGCATCACGTCCCGCGCGCTGGGCCTCGATCCGGTCGAGGTGCCGCTGACGGACGACTTCGAGCTGGACGAGGCCGCGCTCCACGCCGCGTTCGAGCGAGAGCGGCCGAACCTCGCCTTCTACGCGACCCCGAACAACCCGACGGGGAACCGCTTCGACGACGGCATCCTCGAGCGTTTGGTGCGAGCGTTCCCCGAGACCCTGCACATCGTGGACGAGGCCTACGGGCCGTTCGCGTCCACGTCGCTCTACGGGTGGTGCGATCGCTACCCCCAGGTCGGCCTGCTCGGCACCCTCAGCAAAATCGGCGTCGCCGCAGCGCGCGTGGGCTGGGTGCGCCTGCACTCGGAGCTCTCGGCCGAGGTGGAGAAGGTGCGTCAGCCCTTCAACCTGAACGCCCTCGGGCAGCTCACCGCCGAGCTGGCCCTCACCGAGCTCGCCCCTCTCCTCGACGAGCAGGTCGCGGCCATCGTCGCGGAGCGCGACATGCTGGTCGCCGGGCTGCGCGACGACCCACGCCTCACCCCCTACCCCACCGAGGCCAACTTCGTGCTGGTGCGCGTCGCCGACGGTGACAGCCAGGGCCTCGCGGAAGACCTCCTCGCCCGCGGCGTCGCCGTGCGCAGCTTCCACAAGTACGGAGGACGCCTCGCTGGCCTGATCCGGATCACCGTGGGCACCCCCGACGAGAACCAAGCCCTCCTCCGAGCGCTCCGAGCCTCCCGCTGA
- a CDS encoding HDIG domain-containing protein: MSPKNANAHATDVDPAWQQRATEALRWAESTCARPDTTSADPQSPAVGRASGDDSHGDDAAAPYEGFDDDTPQGAPELAEAAPEKLPPEAFRALPLVTVRRSFDAILLSRQPDVGLDALLAVGALDAILPEVSAMVGFGDGEWKHKDVWLHTKQVVKQSVPRLEVRWGALLHDIGKLRTRRIDESGAVTFYGHSEVGARMFERKVAARLGFEGELRERVHFLILHHLRPGQYKESWTDAAVRRFYKQMDDGLTDLLDLGRADITTKRPERRRRGVRQISLLKKRIEGIRAEDNKLPPLPKGLGTRLIADLGIPASRELGDLVKALEAEVAEGLIEARQDADYYVAHVRENAARLGVTLPSAPGEDPTEG; the protein is encoded by the coding sequence ATGTCCCCCAAGAACGCGAACGCCCACGCCACCGACGTTGACCCCGCGTGGCAGCAGCGCGCCACGGAGGCGCTGCGCTGGGCGGAGTCCACCTGTGCGCGTCCGGACACCACGTCGGCTGACCCGCAGAGCCCCGCCGTCGGACGCGCCAGCGGGGACGACTCACATGGCGACGACGCGGCCGCGCCGTACGAGGGCTTCGACGACGACACACCGCAAGGCGCGCCCGAGCTCGCGGAGGCGGCACCGGAGAAGCTCCCGCCCGAAGCCTTTCGGGCTCTCCCCCTCGTCACCGTGCGGCGCAGCTTCGACGCCATCCTCCTCTCGCGTCAGCCTGACGTCGGCCTGGACGCGCTGCTCGCGGTCGGGGCGCTCGACGCCATCCTCCCGGAGGTCTCCGCCATGGTCGGCTTCGGAGACGGGGAGTGGAAGCACAAGGACGTCTGGCTGCACACCAAGCAGGTGGTCAAGCAGTCGGTCCCGCGCCTCGAGGTGCGTTGGGGCGCGCTGCTGCACGACATCGGCAAGCTGCGCACGCGGCGCATCGACGAGAGCGGCGCCGTGACCTTCTACGGCCACAGCGAGGTGGGCGCGCGCATGTTCGAGCGCAAGGTGGCCGCGCGCCTCGGGTTCGAGGGCGAGCTGCGCGAGCGCGTGCACTTCCTCATCCTGCACCACCTGCGTCCTGGTCAGTACAAGGAGTCCTGGACGGACGCGGCCGTGCGCCGCTTCTACAAGCAGATGGACGACGGGCTGACCGACCTGCTGGATCTCGGGCGCGCCGACATCACCACCAAGCGCCCCGAGCGTCGGCGCCGGGGTGTACGCCAGATCAGCTTGCTCAAGAAGCGCATCGAGGGCATCCGCGCAGAAGACAACAAGCTCCCGCCGCTGCCGAAGGGCCTCGGGACGCGGCTGATCGCCGACCTGGGCATCCCCGCCAGCCGTGAGCTCGGTGACCTGGTGAAGGCCCTCGAGGCCGAGGTCGCAGAGGGCCTGATCGAGGCCCGGCAGGACGCGGACTACTACGTCGCGCACGTGCGCGAGAACGCCGCGCGCCTGGGCGTCACGCTGCCCAGCGCACCGGGCGAAGATCCGACCGAAGGCTGA
- a CDS encoding beta-lactamase family protein, which produces MSPRLRRSHHPRSLLVLLTLLCAACSESGEGGRCDGTYELPDTFDPTLAGALQAMVTDRLPSSSAPGATLTVHIPGEGTFAGAAGFRDVLGELPMEPRTRLRVGSVTKTFTTAVFFQLVAEGAVSLDDHPAEVLAALGLSLDPTVTFAQVLGHRAGLFNYTDDVGFLGLSRDPWTPVEIVSWSLDHGAVGDPGAQYLYSNTGFFVLGLAIEELSGRPFHREVRRRLLDPLALDDMSEEQHEGRDCAMSEGYVVTGAASTDDIDMSWTWAAGGLVGSGVDLCRWLDALYLGDVLGADARAQLVVASAESISAGDAYGYGTQLRTRGGRPVVGHTGSTMGFRGEVFIDLESGVCVAVLLNDFVSTPTAISEPAWVAAFDYLGLSAP; this is translated from the coding sequence CACCCGCGCTCACTCCTCGTGCTCCTCACCCTGCTGTGCGCCGCGTGCAGTGAGTCCGGCGAAGGCGGGCGCTGCGATGGGACGTACGAGCTACCCGACACGTTCGACCCGACGCTCGCTGGAGCGCTACAGGCCATGGTGACGGACAGGCTGCCTTCGTCGAGCGCTCCCGGCGCCACGTTGACCGTGCACATCCCCGGGGAGGGCACCTTCGCAGGAGCTGCAGGCTTTCGCGACGTGCTCGGCGAGCTGCCCATGGAGCCGCGCACCCGCCTGCGGGTGGGGAGCGTGACGAAGACCTTCACGACGGCGGTCTTCTTCCAGCTGGTGGCGGAGGGGGCCGTCTCCCTCGATGACCACCCGGCGGAGGTTCTTGCCGCGCTCGGGTTGTCGCTCGATCCGACCGTGACGTTCGCGCAGGTGCTGGGCCACCGCGCCGGCTTGTTCAACTACACCGACGACGTGGGGTTCCTGGGTCTCAGCCGCGACCCCTGGACGCCGGTCGAGATCGTCTCCTGGTCGCTCGACCACGGAGCCGTCGGGGACCCGGGCGCCCAGTACCTCTACTCGAACACGGGCTTCTTCGTGCTCGGGCTCGCCATCGAGGAGCTGAGCGGCCGCCCGTTCCACCGTGAGGTGCGGCGGCGTCTCCTGGACCCGCTCGCGCTGGACGACATGAGCGAAGAGCAGCACGAGGGGCGCGACTGCGCGATGAGCGAGGGCTACGTGGTGACGGGCGCCGCGTCCACGGACGACATCGACATGAGCTGGACGTGGGCTGCGGGGGGTCTCGTGGGCAGCGGCGTCGACCTGTGTCGCTGGCTGGACGCGCTGTACCTGGGCGACGTGCTGGGCGCCGACGCCCGTGCGCAGCTGGTGGTCGCGAGCGCGGAGTCGATCAGCGCAGGCGACGCCTATGGCTACGGCACCCAGCTGCGCACGCGCGGGGGGCGGCCAGTAGTCGGTCACACGGGGAGCACGATGGGCTTTCGGGGCGAGGTGTTCATCGACCTCGAGAGCGGCGTGTGCGTGGCCGTGCTGCTCAACGACTTCGTGTCCACCCCGACGGCCATCTCGGAGCCTGCTTGGGTCGCGGCGTTCGACTACCTGGGGCTGAGCGCTCCGTAG